A section of the Terriglobia bacterium genome encodes:
- a CDS encoding amino acid permease, whose product MANQLLATKSIDKLISESEEPEHRLKKTLGPWSLTALGIGAIIGSGIFVLTGTAAAGEHFEVPSILHAQVLDLFLNLVQHGSFAGALMHGRPPAGPAIAISFALVAIACSFAGLCYAELASMIPIAGSAYTYSYATLGEIFAWIIGWDLILEYAVSNVAVAVGFSGYLKAQLEQFGLVIPEHWSTSVWAGGHWTGAYFNLPAFLVVFVLTVLLVRGVRESAETNNFMVAIKIAAIMTFLVVGGMLVNPGNWKPFAPSGFAGVVTGGAIIFFTYIGFDSVSTAAEEAQNPQKDIPFGIITSLIVCTILYMGVALVLLGMMKYSTFVSGAAAEAPVAYALQQLGARPIFRSVIVIGALTGMLSSLLVFQYGQTRIWFAMSRDGLLPKLFSAVHQRFKTPHWSTWIAGFAVGIPAGLVDIGDAADLSNIGTLFAFVLVSLGVIFLRRSQPDRPRAFRVPFVPWFPLLAVILCGGLMTGLTVITWIRFFVWMAIGLVIYILYGRRHSEFAKASPGGA is encoded by the coding sequence CTGGCCAACCAATTACTCGCCACCAAGTCCATTGACAAGCTGATCTCGGAGTCGGAGGAGCCCGAACATCGGCTCAAGAAAACGCTTGGACCGTGGAGCCTCACCGCGCTCGGCATCGGCGCCATCATCGGCTCCGGCATCTTCGTTCTGACCGGCACGGCGGCTGCGGGCGAGCACTTCGAAGTCCCTTCCATCCTGCACGCACAGGTGCTCGACCTTTTCCTGAACTTGGTGCAGCACGGGAGTTTCGCCGGTGCGCTGATGCACGGCCGCCCGCCGGCAGGCCCGGCGATCGCAATCTCGTTCGCGCTGGTAGCCATCGCGTGCAGCTTTGCCGGACTCTGCTACGCAGAGCTGGCCTCCATGATCCCCATCGCCGGCAGCGCCTATACCTACTCGTATGCCACCCTGGGCGAGATCTTCGCCTGGATCATCGGCTGGGACCTGATCCTGGAGTACGCCGTAAGCAATGTCGCGGTCGCGGTCGGCTTCAGCGGATACCTGAAAGCGCAGTTGGAACAGTTCGGGCTAGTCATCCCGGAACACTGGTCCACCTCCGTGTGGGCTGGAGGCCACTGGACGGGCGCGTATTTCAACCTGCCCGCCTTCCTGGTGGTATTCGTCCTCACTGTGCTGCTGGTGCGCGGCGTGCGCGAATCCGCCGAGACCAACAATTTCATGGTGGCGATCAAAATCGCCGCCATCATGACCTTCCTGGTCGTCGGTGGCATGCTGGTGAATCCCGGCAACTGGAAGCCCTTCGCGCCTTCTGGTTTTGCCGGCGTCGTTACCGGTGGCGCCATCATTTTCTTCACCTACATCGGCTTCGATTCGGTTTCTACGGCGGCCGAGGAGGCCCAGAACCCTCAGAAGGACATCCCTTTCGGCATCATCACTTCCCTGATCGTGTGCACGATCCTCTACATGGGGGTCGCGCTGGTGCTGCTGGGCATGATGAAGTACAGCACCTTCGTTTCCGGCGCCGCCGCCGAGGCTCCGGTCGCCTACGCGCTGCAACAACTCGGCGCCAGACCGATCTTCCGCTCCGTGATCGTGATCGGCGCGCTCACGGGCATGCTCTCTTCGCTGCTGGTCTTCCAATATGGCCAGACCCGGATCTGGTTCGCCATGTCCCGCGACGGCCTGTTGCCCAAGCTCTTTTCCGCTGTACATCAGCGCTTCAAGACGCCCCATTGGTCCACCTGGATCGCCGGCTTTGCCGTCGGCATCCCGGCCGGGCTGGTCGATATCGGAGACGCCGCCGATCTTTCCAACATTGGAACGCTGTTCGCCTTCGTGCTGGTATCGCTGGGCGTGATCTTCCTGCGCCGCTCGCAGCCGGACCGTCCGCGCGCGTTCCGTGTCCCCTTCGTGCCCTGGTTCCCGCTGCTGGCGGTGATCCTCTGCGGCGGCCTGATGACCGGCCTGACTGTGATCACGTGGATCCGCTTCTTCGTCTGGATGGCGATCGGTCTGGTGATCTACATCCTCTATGGCCGGCGGCACAGCGAATTCGCCAAGGCCTCTCCAGGCGGAGCATGA
- the add gene encoding adenosine deaminase — protein MKPPSQFIRSLPKAELHLHLEGSVEPATLVELSRRHSGPQYTLEEAEQLYNYPDFAAFLLAFKAVAEQLTTPEDYELITYRLMERLRSENVPHAEVYVSVGVVLWYKRDFAPIFEALERARQRGERDFGVSVLWIFDAVRQFGPDRARRVVDQAVQYRDRNVVGIGIGGDERRAGPELFRDVYAYAADNGLHLTCHAGETAGPESIWGALNLKSERLGHALSAGQDRELMAVLVERQIPLEICISSNLRTACCARLQDHPVKRYFDLGAMVTLNTDDPAMFRTSLSHEYQLAQDSFGFTDEHVRELARNSFEAAFLPPEKKLWFLNSLDAMAPVPGRPTRIP, from the coding sequence ATGAAGCCGCCGAGCCAATTCATCCGGTCGCTTCCCAAGGCCGAGCTGCATCTCCATCTCGAAGGTTCCGTCGAGCCGGCCACCCTGGTGGAACTGAGCCGGCGGCACAGCGGGCCGCAGTACACGCTCGAGGAGGCGGAGCAGCTCTACAACTACCCGGATTTCGCCGCGTTCCTGCTGGCCTTCAAGGCCGTCGCCGAACAACTGACCACGCCCGAGGATTACGAGCTCATCACCTATCGCCTCATGGAGCGGCTGCGGTCGGAGAACGTACCTCACGCCGAGGTGTACGTTTCGGTGGGCGTCGTGCTCTGGTACAAGCGGGATTTCGCGCCGATCTTTGAGGCGCTGGAGCGCGCCCGCCAGCGCGGCGAACGCGACTTCGGTGTGTCCGTGCTCTGGATCTTCGACGCGGTCCGCCAGTTCGGCCCCGACCGCGCCCGGCGGGTTGTGGACCAGGCGGTGCAGTACCGCGACCGCAACGTGGTGGGGATCGGGATCGGCGGTGATGAGCGCCGCGCCGGCCCCGAACTGTTTCGCGACGTGTACGCGTACGCCGCCGACAACGGCCTGCATCTCACCTGTCATGCCGGCGAGACCGCGGGCCCCGAATCCATCTGGGGCGCCCTGAACCTCAAGAGCGAGCGCCTCGGCCACGCCCTCTCCGCCGGCCAGGACCGCGAGCTGATGGCCGTGCTGGTCGAGCGCCAGATCCCCCTGGAGATCTGCATCTCCAGCAACCTGCGCACGGCGTGCTGCGCCCGCCTGCAGGACCATCCGGTGAAGAGGTATTTCGACCTCGGCGCCATGGTCACGCTGAACACCGACGACCCGGCGATGTTCCGCACTTCCCTGTCGCACGAGTACCAGCTGGCGCAAGATTCCTTCGGCTTCACTGACGAGCACGTGCGCGAGTTGGCGCGCAATTCTTTCGAGGCGGCTTTTCTTCCCCCGGAAAAGAAGTTGTGGTTCCTCAACAGCCTGGATGCTATGGCGCCCGTCCCGGGGCGTCCCACCCGGATCCCATGA
- a CDS encoding amidohydrolase family protein, which translates to MTALRRALIFALCLVPIVCAVAADGPRERPLAITNVNIVDVTDGSIWRNSTIYIRGNRIQWVAKHAFLEHGERLKVVNGGERYVIPGLWNMHVHLVQDLPAEYTEHVLMPLMIANGVSGVRDMGGNLTRLKSLRDRIASGALLGPRIMFSGPMIDGPQPAYSDSLAVTTEDDARAAVRLLKQQGADFIKVQSLLPRAPYFAVADEAKKQGLMFVGHVPDAVTAAEGSEAGQRTMEHMLTILRGCSTEERQIMAADEEFGLRTGLTPAQRNAFGQAQRERILRTFSPARADDLFQRLLSNRNWQTPTLVQLRFFEQADTNEWERDPRMRFVPAFLRDKWKRQRDDFLKGRSAANLASWKAFFRKNRELLGPMRRDYVHFLAGTDNGPYAFPGSDLLDELQLLVENGLSPLTALRGATIEAAIAVNRQREYGAIAQGRIADIVFLDGNPLEDIRNVRKISAVVYNGHFYDQRDLDRMTQDAAKAAAEVK; encoded by the coding sequence ATGACTGCGCTGCGGCGGGCCCTCATCTTCGCGCTATGTCTCGTGCCGATCGTTTGCGCAGTCGCTGCGGACGGGCCGCGAGAGCGCCCGCTCGCCATCACCAACGTCAACATCGTCGACGTCACCGACGGCAGTATCTGGCGCAACTCCACCATCTACATCCGCGGCAACCGCATCCAGTGGGTGGCGAAGCACGCGTTTCTGGAGCACGGTGAGCGCCTCAAGGTCGTCAACGGCGGCGAGCGCTACGTCATCCCGGGGCTGTGGAACATGCACGTGCACCTGGTGCAGGATCTCCCGGCGGAATACACCGAGCACGTCCTGATGCCGCTCATGATCGCCAACGGCGTCTCTGGCGTGCGCGACATGGGCGGCAACCTGACCCGGCTGAAGTCCCTGCGCGACCGCATCGCTTCCGGGGCGCTTCTCGGCCCTCGCATCATGTTCTCCGGCCCCATGATCGACGGGCCGCAGCCCGCTTATTCCGATTCCCTGGCCGTCACCACCGAAGACGACGCTCGGGCTGCCGTTCGCTTGCTCAAACAGCAAGGCGCGGATTTCATCAAGGTGCAGAGCCTGCTGCCGCGCGCTCCATATTTTGCGGTCGCCGACGAGGCGAAGAAGCAAGGCCTTATGTTCGTTGGCCACGTGCCCGATGCCGTGACCGCCGCCGAGGGTTCGGAAGCCGGCCAGCGCACCATGGAGCACATGCTCACCATCCTGCGTGGCTGTTCCACGGAAGAGCGCCAGATCATGGCCGCCGACGAAGAGTTCGGCCTCCGCACCGGTCTCACTCCGGCCCAGCGGAACGCCTTCGGCCAGGCGCAGCGCGAGCGCATCCTGCGCACTTTCAGCCCGGCCAGAGCCGACGACCTTTTCCAGCGGCTTCTCTCCAACCGCAACTGGCAGACCCCGACTCTCGTCCAGCTGCGCTTCTTCGAGCAGGCGGACACCAACGAATGGGAGCGCGATCCCCGGATGCGTTTCGTTCCGGCGTTCCTACGCGACAAGTGGAAACGGCAGCGGGACGACTTTCTCAAGGGCCGCTCGGCGGCAAATCTTGCAAGCTGGAAGGCGTTTTTTCGCAAGAACCGGGAGCTGCTCGGCCCCATGCGCCGTGATTACGTCCATTTCCTGGCCGGCACCGACAACGGCCCCTACGCCTTCCCCGGCTCCGACCTCCTCGATGAGCTGCAACTCCTGGTGGAGAACGGCCTGTCTCCGCTCACGGCGCTGCGCGGCGCGACCATCGAGGCCGCTATCGCCGTGAACCGCCAGCGCGAGTACGGCGCCATCGCGCAGGGTAGAATTGCCGACATCGTGTTCCTCGACGGCAATCCGCTCGAAGACATCCGCAACGTCCGCAAGATCTCCGCGGTCGTCTACAACGGGCATTTCTACGATCAGAGGGACCTCGACCGCATGACGCAGGATGCGGCCAAGGCGGCAGCGGAGGTGAAGTGA
- a CDS encoding amino acid racemase — MTQHIGIVACSAEGAALCYRTICEEAQDVLGRHFHPEISMHTHCLGEYMRFAEDDNWGGVAGLMLSSAHKLQKAGADFLICPDNTIHQAMRMVTPKSPLPWLHIAEEVAEEAKRRGFRKVGITGTRYLVRSSVYPEKLEAAGIAYLRPEKDEREKINDIIFDELVHGVFTHSSLAYFQQVIERMKREGCDAVVLGCTEIPLLVNDANSPLPTLDSTRLLARAALKRAVIARPVAAAQ; from the coding sequence ATGACGCAGCACATCGGGATCGTGGCCTGTAGCGCCGAAGGCGCGGCCCTGTGTTACCGCACCATCTGCGAAGAGGCGCAGGACGTCCTCGGACGCCACTTCCATCCCGAGATCTCGATGCATACGCATTGTCTTGGTGAGTACATGCGGTTTGCGGAAGACGACAATTGGGGCGGTGTGGCCGGCCTGATGCTTTCTTCGGCCCACAAACTGCAAAAGGCCGGCGCGGACTTCCTCATCTGCCCCGACAATACCATCCACCAGGCGATGCGAATGGTCACGCCCAAGTCGCCGCTGCCCTGGCTGCACATCGCGGAAGAAGTGGCGGAAGAGGCCAAACGGCGCGGCTTCCGCAAGGTCGGCATCACCGGGACCAGGTACCTGGTAAGAAGCAGCGTTTATCCGGAGAAACTCGAAGCTGCGGGCATCGCCTACCTCCGGCCGGAGAAGGACGAGCGGGAGAAGATAAACGACATCATCTTCGACGAGCTGGTGCACGGCGTTTTCACCCACTCCTCCCTGGCCTACTTCCAGCAGGTGATCGAGCGCATGAAGCGCGAGGGCTGCGACGCCGTCGTGCTCGGATGCACCGAGATCCCCCTGCTGGTCAACGACGCCAACTCGCCCCTGCCTACGCTCGATTCCACGCGCTTGCTGGCCCGCGCCGCCTTGAAACGCGCGGTCATCGCGCGACCCGTCGCCGCCGCGCAGTAA